GCTGATGAGCCGGCTTTGCGGCGCTTCTTGAAACGGCATCGCAACCAGCTTTTCTAATCGATCTGTCAGAATGTTTCAGCGGTCTGTGACACGTCTGCGTCGCAAGGCTGTTGCAAGGCTGCTGGCATATTCAGTTTACTCCGGTGCGGTACGGTCCTGAAGGTCCTCGTGCGACAGGTAGCCGGTAAGCGGATCTGAAAGACGGATATTGTGCGTTCGGGGCAAGACCTGACACCAAAGGCACTCGACAAGGATCTCGACCGGGTCGGGTTTCTTGGCGATGCTACAGAAGCGATGGGCCGGCGCTTGATTGCGCCCGGGCTTGCGATCTGCTTTTTGGCGGTCTGCGCAATCCTCGCGTCCTTGCAATTTGCTGCGTCCGATGTATCCAATGTTCTGATCCTGGTCACCGGTGCAACGGTCGGCGGCTATCTCGCCATCACTATCGGTGCCAATGACGTCGCCAACAATGTTGGTCCGGCTGTCGGCGCGCGGGTGGTCAGCATTACAACGGCGCTGATTATCGCTGCGATTTGCGAGAGCGCAGGAGCGTTGTTGGCCGGTGGTGACGTGGTGAACACAATTTCGACCGAGATCATCGCGCCAGATGACATCCCTGAAAACTTCCGTTTCATGAAAGCAATGCTGACCGCCATGGCGGCGGCGGCGATCTGGATCAACATCGCGACACTCGTTGGCGCTCCAGTCTCCACGACCCATACGATTATTGGGGGCGTGGTGGGCGCAGGCGTTGCGGCCAGCAGCTTTGCTGCGATCAACTGGTCAACGCTTGGGGTCATAGCCGCCACCTGGGTTGCATCGCCTTTCCTTGGAGGAATTGTTGCTGCGCTGCTCCTGGCCTTTATCAATGCCAAGGTCATCTACACGGACGACAAGCTTTCCGCGGCGCGCTTCTGGTTGCCGATCCTATTGGGCGGATTGGCGGCAACCTTCACCGCCTACATGACCCACAAAGGTCTTCATCGGCTGATCGTTTTGCCGTTTATCCCGGCAACTCTTGCGCCAATTGTTGTCGGGGCTGTCGTCTGGGCCATTTATCGGCGCGTGGTTGCCAGCCAGGCCTTGTTCCTCGACAATCGAACACAGTCTTTGCGGTCTCTCTTCGCGATCCCATTGATTTGTTCAGCTGCTCTGCTGTCGTTTGCGCATG
This window of the Roseibium alexandrii DFL-11 genome carries:
- a CDS encoding inorganic phosphate transporter, with protein sequence MRSGQDLTPKALDKDLDRVGFLGDATEAMGRRLIAPGLAICFLAVCAILASLQFAASDVSNVLILVTGATVGGYLAITIGANDVANNVGPAVGARVVSITTALIIAAICESAGALLAGGDVVNTISTEIIAPDDIPENFRFMKAMLTAMAAAAIWINIATLVGAPVSTTHTIIGGVVGAGVAASSFAAINWSTLGVIAATWVASPFLGGIVAALLLAFINAKVIYTDDKLSAARFWLPILLGGLAATFTAYMTHKGLHRLIVLPFIPATLAPIVVGAVVWAIYRRVVASQALFLDNRTQSLRSLFAIPLICSAALLSFAHGANDVANAIGPLAAIVNSQSDEINDLHYWILGQLNPVAPLWVSAVGAFGISAGLLLFGRRLVTVVGKRITKLNPIRAFCVTLATSGTVLTASGLGLPVSSTHIAVGTIFGVGLFREWYRNRFVPQKVNGKRHQPIRNREERRRRLLVRRTNLVTIIGAWIVTVPACALLSAGLFHVFDYLLGAQ